The Gossypium arboreum isolate Shixiya-1 chromosome 4, ASM2569848v2, whole genome shotgun sequence DNA segment TAAAGACTGCAAGAGCAAAATTTTTAGAAGGGATTATGACGAGAATTACGAGTTTTGAgctaattcgagtttaaatcatgttgggtttgggttttaggcttaatttttattatatatgatcccaatattgtatttataagctcttattattttattattctaaaatttttatttttaagtatattaagttatttaggagttttatgtaaacaagaaaatttagtttaaaattacttcttgtttaggttaattagagttctagtatatttgagttttatttaaatttatttagctagcctatataaaggctACTTCATTTTCATTAAGAACAATTGttttcattaataaagttttcaactcTAGAAGTTTATTTCTTTGTGTAAGATttctttcttgtaatttttagaattagtttttttttcaattttctttaagGAGCCGTGGGAATTCATTCTTCACCTTTTAATTTGTCAAGGATTATTTCTTGGAAGGTTGATTAAAGCCACTAATTGAATTTGTTGGGATTTATATCTCAGATGGTTCAATTGGACATTTTTCTTTCTATCCATCATATCCATCGGTTTACTCGTCTATCTTCCACTTTGttcttttttaatttatatttcttatttatttatgatttttatttttttattctcaaatttcttcttttattattttttatttctttattacaatttttttatttattcttttcaGATCATATTTCAATCTTTCCTTCTTGAGTCAAACAACGTGAATTTGATCCTTCTTTCGCttcctctccctcactcacgtaTCACTACCAAACTTTGTACTTATCAGAGTATTCTCATAGGATATAGGCTGATGGGTCATCTAACAGTTAAGTTTGTCTAACTTGACCTTCTTTGTGCTTCTCTAGGGCTCATATTCTTCTTTACGTGATAGAGAGAGGTTTTCGCCATTCACTTCTAGCTATAtatttgtttttacttttatgtaagaatataattcatctaattttcaaattttaaaatttaggttcaattgttaaaattcttctattaaatttGTTAGTGtgacatttttaaataaaatacattaTTAATAGCTATGTAACAAAAAAAAACACAATAATGAACTTAAATTTAGCAAAAGAATTATAATAATGCTAGCAATTGACATtgcatttttaaattaaaaaaatagggctactaaatttttaaaataaaaaagttaaaaactaaatattaaaaaaacCAAAACTTGAAGCGCATTTTAACCTATATAAAATAAAGGAAGCCTTGAATCTTAAATATTCAAGTTCGTGACTTACTATAGGTAATTTTATATATAAGTCTTCGAGTTCTTCATGTGCGGTTGATAATACATGGGTGAATTTAAGTCTAATTAATTCAGTCAATTTATTGACTTTAATTTGAATTATATTGACTCTTTATCTATTTATAGTGTAATAATTTGATACTACATCGtaattaactaaattatttatttataataatttaatacttttaattaatcaaatttatatttatagttaGATTATATTTTACTTGCAAAGCTTAAAAAACAAATATCGTTCTAAATTTAAATgctcatatataaataatttagcgtCTGTTTTAATTTTTTCGAAATTTGAAAATTCAACCAAATTTCACAAGAAAAATACAAAACCAAGCCGCGGCCTCTTCTTGGTTCAATCATTGGCATAAGTTCAATAATTCCCCCCTTTATTCCCCATAATTACGCCTCCAACCTAGATTCCCCTTTCCTTTCAGTTACTCTTTTTGTAatttcctttcctttctttttgcCAAACACTGACGTGTACTCTCTTAACAGCTATCCATCAGCCCCCCAATTTCAATTTGGCGGAATTTTCGCTAAATTAAGTTCTTCAAATCCAAGAAAAATCCTATAAATTCAAACCCCCTATCCTTTTATCTTCAGTGCTTACTcccaaatcatatatatattttaattttcaactTAGGGTTTTTGATTCTGAgtaaaaaggggaaaaaatgaAAGCTTCACTGAAATTTCGCGAAGAGAAAAGGCCAGTGTTAAGAGCGAAAATACCTTTAAGCATATTCGGCTTGCCGTTTCAATCAGGACTCCTCGCCGGCGAAACTAAGGAGCTTACTTTAAATCTTTCTACCTTCTTCGAATCTGGACCGTCCATCAAGGTCGCCTACCGACCTAATGACACGTGGAACCCTTTCTCTCTCATCGTCAAGATTGGAACTGGACCCTTCGGTTCTCCCATCTCCAGTTCTATGCTTATGAGTGCTGAGTTCAACCTCCTTggccatggaaaccctagctttATGCTCCACTTTAAGCCTCAGTTTGGGGATTTCTCCATCAAGAAGTCACAGTCTTCGCTTTTCGATAAAGCCGTGAAGCCAAGAAATGGCGTCGTTTTGGAGGATGCCTCGTCAATTGAAGTGATGGATATGCCTGCTGTTAACGGCGATTCCATCAGGTTCTTTGCCGAGAAAAGAAAACTAGCGGATTTGAGTTCGAGGGATATCGCGGGGATTCTGTCTGGAATAGAGGTAGCAGCGAGGACCACAGTGCCAGTGAAGGGAAAGGCGTTGGTCAATTTCCGGTGGGGAATGAGGATCCCGTCAGAGATGAAGAGCGGTGTAGGCGGAATCGTTGATCCGAAGACTGGAGTTTCTTTGACGAAGATTCCATTTCTGGTGATGGATAAGATTGGTATCGAACATGTGGACGGCGCCGATTCAAAGCAGGCTATATCCACCGCCAGCAAATCGGGTCTAGGGGAGGCTCCGAATTCTGACGTTGTTGAAGCATGTTATATATTGAAGCGACAGTTGGAAGCTTTGCAGTCTGAGAATGGGTTATTGAAGAGAGCCGTAGAGGATCTCAGGCGAGAAATCTCCGGCGGAAAATTCGGAGATTTAAACTCTGGCAAGTATAGAGAAATGGAATGGGATGGGTTTAGTAAATCGAAAAAGGAGAGAAGAAACAATGAGAATAAATCAATGGAAGGAGATTTGAACGAAGAGTTGAAGAATGCATTGAAGGGAGCTGCCGGAGCTTGAAGTTGTCTACACATAATGTAAGCTTTGGCTTTGATTAGTGTTATTGTTAAGCCTTTTATGTTTGGATGAGTTAGTAAGCAAAGTAGTATCAATTTTGCATGGGAATTTGTTTAGAACCTCTCaagttttattaaattaattggtgTGGTTTGTGAATAATTCATTTGTAAATTTGTTTGTTCCCGATGAACACTATACTCTATATCTAATGAGTAGAGATAAAACTACAATAGTGAAACATGCTTGGATTTTTATCCTTCTTAATAGAGTGCGATATGAAACTAGTCAGTTAGTATCTAGAGCATGCCTGGTGGAGTATTCACGATTGGTGCTGCATAAGATTTAGGTCCAAACAATTTGCCAAAAATTGCTTGTTAAACTTCTTTCTTGTGTGTCTGCGTTACACCTTTCAAACAGAAAGTACTTGTGTTGAACACATAGATACAAGGTCCAAAAATGTgaaaaacttttttaaaaaatctaacTGTACCTATGTTGGGTATATACTTTTATCGGACATTGACACCCAAGTTCAAGAAACATAGGCTGCAGTTTAGTGAGGAGGTAGTCTATTTCAGCTAATAAGCCTTTGTAAATTTTAGATATATAATAGACATGATGCACGATATTTCAATCAATTTTAAGCTAGGGGTTCATTCTGTATCAAATGTACTTGTTTGCGCCAACATTTTTCTTCTGATTTATAAGCTAGTTTGTATCTCAAATTTGTACATTCGCTTTGATTTAATATGCTATCTTCTGTATGTGCAATTGTATTTAGGGATTGGCAATGGAGTAGGACAgggataaatattattaaatccaTTATTGTTCTACGGTTGGCACGTCCTGCAATTGTTTTTAGGGATTGGCAATGGAGTAGGACAGGGACAAATATTGTTAAATCCATTATCGTTCTACGGTTGGCACGTCTTGCCTTACGACTCATCTTGTTTCACTATGATGCATAATTTTGAAAATCATTATAACATCCATGGATGTAGGATACATACATTTTCGCCGCACCTGGCTtcagttcaattttttttttaactacttatctttaatatttttaatttttttaaagttaagtaaatatttaaatataattcttcaaaaatatttaaacataaaatatttaaatttttctatATTACATTATtacattttatctttttaataatttatatgtacaataataaaataagaattttaTATGATAGAATAGGTTAGTGATAAACAtgttaatttgtaaattttgtgcttaatttagtttatttttggATTGAACCATGTTAATTAAGTGCTTTTATGATTTAAGCTTGTTATGGATGTAATTAGTCAAAAACAAGCTAAAAAGGGCTAATTTGAAAGACAATAATTAAAATAGGGTCAAATTAAAAAGGTGTAGGAAGTCAAAGACATTAAACATTTTGATTTTGCAAAAGcctaggaaaattttattttattttatttatttttattttatttatttttgattttatattaaattagtttaGGCTAAATTTAGTAATCTTCATAAATAAGGGCTTTATGTTCTTAGGAAAACATATATTACTTTTGTATTCTTATTTCAAATTAGAATTGGATTATTCTATCTTTTCCTATTTCCATTtagaattgaatttttttttctcttgacGTGGAATTTTGTCCacctcattttaatttttttgtcttTTCTAAATTGGTCCAATTATTTTTCAATCCCTCTTATCTCTCAATTTCGTTCATTATCATACAAATTCAATCACTTTCCACAACTTACAAGCATGAATAAATTTTTGTTTCACTAAATTTCATCTTAACTTTAGGCCGATGTTCTTTTCCGGTCGGGAATCGTGAGATAAGAATTCATGCTAAAATTCGTCTAATCGGTATTCATTCTTTTCCTAAGTATCAAGATTGACAACTCATCCCTTAAGGTTAACTCAATTACAAGTCCAaaagtgcacgttgggttggagtcgtgttAGCTGACAGTTGGAGGAACGAGTCGGCCGTGCTGTATTTGAGTTttcgagaacaaatcgaagaGGAAGTGATCAGATTTAAACGACTCACGCGGTTGAGGCCGTTAATTTGAGTTGGTTGTCGGAATCTTGAATCGGGAACGCGTGTATCTCGGTTAGATAAtaggtaagggttggtttgcaggtcgtacCGGAACCAGCTACTAGAGGAGGAATTGGTGGTTAGAACGTTCATAACAGTTATAACCAGCTTATCTTTTggaggagaagattaattttcGAGGATTGATTCTTGATACAAAATttaccgagtctaaggctaaggcttattTTATCTGTTGCAAAATtctgaatttattttctaatttttttaattatttatttatgttgtttCAATTATCTAGTTTCAAAACATTTCCAAAACTCTCGATTTACTTTATTTCTAATTTTGCAGGTAATATTGGAGTCATGGGCACAACTATTGCTACGACCGTAAGATTGGAGTCATGGGCACGACTATTGCTACGACCTTCGGCACGACAAACAATTTGATCATAAGCTATACACGGAAGTTGATTATAGCATCCAATCCTTGTGGACTCGACTCTAATATCACTCTTACTACTAATTAGAGTTATTTTGTAGAaattatatttggtggtttcgacgccTATCAGTCAGGGTGAGGTAAATAATTATCATAATTGTTTCATACTtactttccaaaaaaaaaaatctactttTCTTTGCCTTGCaccaatatttaaaaataaatgcgCTTCATTCAATGTGAATTAATTTGGAATCCATCGGAGAATTTGAGTTTTGTCATCCCTAATTGTATCCGGTAAATATTTGAAGATTTTATTATTTATGCAATTAGCTGGTAAATGTGGTAACATAACATCATTATTAGAATAGTTTAGTGTTGGATGGACAAATGTCTTgaataagtaaaattaaaatattaattgttgAGAGTAGTTACTGAATTTAAATATGGATTATAAATAGAcatgaaaatataaatatatttaatatatattatcttTTAAAGTTATGTAGTAAAACTTTATAAActtttgatgtttatgaaatataattagttgataaaatatttttcaaaggaaatataatatttaaaaatgaaatttaaatacaGTTTTAAATGTAAGTTTAGGAATGATATATTTGAAAAA contains these protein-coding regions:
- the LOC108457918 gene encoding uncharacterized protein LOC108457918, producing the protein MKASLKFREEKRPVLRAKIPLSIFGLPFQSGLLAGETKELTLNLSTFFESGPSIKVAYRPNDTWNPFSLIVKIGTGPFGSPISSSMLMSAEFNLLGHGNPSFMLHFKPQFGDFSIKKSQSSLFDKAVKPRNGVVLEDASSIEVMDMPAVNGDSIRFFAEKRKLADLSSRDIAGILSGIEVAARTTVPVKGKALVNFRWGMRIPSEMKSGVGGIVDPKTGVSLTKIPFLVMDKIGIEHVDGADSKQAISTASKSGLGEAPNSDVVEACYILKRQLEALQSENGLLKRAVEDLRREISGGKFGDLNSGKYREMEWDGFSKSKKERRNNENKSMEGDLNEELKNALKGAAGA